In the Limanda limanda chromosome 10, fLimLim1.1, whole genome shotgun sequence genome, one interval contains:
- the apln gene encoding apelin, with product MNVKILTLVIVLLVSLLCSATAGPMASIEHGRELEEASPVRKMVQQSPVRGGQTHRPAGWKRRRPRPRLSHKGPMPF from the exons ATGAATGTGAAGATCCTGACGCTGGTGATTGTGCTCTTGgtgtctctgctgtgttctGCTACTGCTG GTCCCATGGCCTCCATTGAGCATGGCAGAGAGCTGGAAGAGGCCTCTCCAGTGAGAAAAATGGTCCAGCAGAGCCCTGTAAGAGGTGGTCAGACCCACAGACCAGCCGGCTGGAAGAGGAGACGCCCACGGCCCCGTCTTTCCCACAAGGGGCCCATGCCATTCTAG